One Parachlamydia sp. AcF125 DNA segment encodes these proteins:
- the sucD gene encoding succinate--CoA ligase subunit alpha — protein MSILVNRNTKVITQGMTGKAGHFHTEQCLQYGSQFVGGVTPGKGGQETLGLPVFDTVYAAKKATHCDASMIFVPPPFAADAILEAEDAGIPLIICITEGIPIRDMLEVSSVMRASKTSRLIGPNCPGIITPNECKIGIMPGYIHKKGHVGVVSRSGTLTYEAVWQTSQLGLGQSTCVGIGGDPLNGTNFIDVLELFEKDPETHAILLIGEIGGEAEEEAAEWIRTYCTKPVAAFIAGAMAPAGRRMGHAGAIVSGGKGTAQGKIEALKKAGVHVAASPAEMGITIQKALRLS, from the coding sequence ATGTCCATTTTAGTGAATCGAAATACAAAGGTTATTACTCAAGGAATGACTGGCAAGGCAGGTCACTTTCATACAGAGCAGTGTTTGCAATATGGAAGCCAATTTGTTGGAGGCGTAACCCCGGGGAAAGGGGGACAAGAAACCTTAGGCCTTCCTGTGTTTGATACGGTCTATGCGGCTAAAAAAGCCACGCACTGCGATGCTTCCATGATTTTTGTTCCCCCCCCTTTTGCGGCAGATGCGATTCTAGAAGCAGAAGATGCTGGCATTCCGCTCATTATTTGTATTACAGAAGGAATTCCCATCCGGGATATGCTGGAGGTTAGTTCCGTGATGCGTGCAAGCAAGACAAGCCGTTTAATTGGCCCTAACTGTCCGGGAATTATTACGCCGAATGAATGTAAAATTGGAATTATGCCCGGTTATATTCATAAAAAAGGTCATGTGGGGGTGGTTTCGCGGTCAGGAACGTTAACGTATGAAGCTGTCTGGCAAACCTCTCAACTTGGACTTGGCCAATCTACCTGCGTAGGAATCGGGGGCGATCCTTTAAATGGGACCAACTTTATCGATGTATTAGAGCTATTCGAAAAAGATCCTGAAACCCATGCTATTTTATTGATCGGTGAGATTGGGGGAGAAGCAGAAGAGGAAGCTGCTGAATGGATCAGAACGTATTGTACTAAGCCTGTGGCTGCTTTTATTGCGGGCGCGATGGCCCCTGCGGGAAGACGCATGGGACATGCCGGAGCAATTGTTTCTGGTGGAAAAGGGACTGCACAAGGTAAAATAGAGGCGCTCAAAAAAGCTGGTGTGCATGTAGCAGCATCTCCAGCCGAGATGGGTATTACAATCCAAAAAGCTTTAAGGTTATCATGA
- a CDS encoding Npt1/Npt2 family nucleotide transporter: MTQPLLSEFGPLRSIIWPIHAHELKRIVPLLLMLFLICFNYTVLRNMKDAVVITASGAEVIPFIKVWVMLPMAVLTTYLFTKLANRYSQEQVFYIVMATFLLFYALFAFIIYPQREALHFHQAADFIEQYLPTGFRGLISMFRYWSFTVFYVISEMWSNIVMTVLFWGFVNEITKINEASRFYGVLSAGANISAIIAGQAAIYISKADGLSLPFGNDPWEQSVMTLVLAVIISGIGAMTIFKWMNQNVLNDADYKALHSASKPLKKKKKLSLRESFGYLSKSQYLLYIAIIVVAYNLVINLIEVVWKDQVKQLYPSPTDFNVYMNNLASVTGIVSTFMSFFMARIINRLGWTKTALITPIVMGVTCGGFFTFLFFQDHLGGMVYALTGFAPLTILVFFGFAQNCLSKAAKYSVFDATKEMAFIPLEHDLKLKGKAAIDGVGSRLGKSGGSLIHQGLLMLFGTFSSSAPFVAGILMGMIVLWITASRALGKQFVALTHLEEEGKPQPTLKAKDQPAIA; the protein is encoded by the coding sequence ATGACTCAGCCTTTACTTTCGGAATTTGGTCCTCTCCGTTCAATCATTTGGCCAATTCATGCCCATGAATTAAAAAGAATCGTCCCCCTTTTATTGATGCTGTTTCTGATTTGCTTCAATTATACGGTTCTTCGAAATATGAAAGATGCGGTCGTTATCACAGCATCCGGTGCTGAAGTGATTCCATTCATTAAAGTCTGGGTCATGCTTCCCATGGCCGTTCTCACGACCTACTTATTTACTAAGCTCGCTAATCGGTATAGCCAAGAACAAGTTTTTTATATCGTCATGGCGACCTTTCTTCTTTTTTATGCCCTCTTTGCCTTTATCATCTACCCTCAACGGGAAGCTTTGCACTTTCACCAAGCGGCTGATTTTATTGAACAATATCTCCCGACAGGATTCCGCGGCCTTATCTCAATGTTCCGCTACTGGTCGTTTACCGTGTTTTATGTGATTTCGGAAATGTGGAGCAATATTGTAATGACAGTTCTCTTTTGGGGATTTGTCAATGAAATTACTAAAATCAATGAAGCAAGCCGCTTTTATGGGGTATTAAGTGCAGGTGCTAACATCTCCGCCATCATAGCAGGACAAGCAGCTATCTATATTTCAAAAGCAGACGGATTAAGCCTACCCTTTGGAAACGATCCGTGGGAACAAAGCGTGATGACCCTCGTTTTAGCCGTGATTATCTCAGGAATAGGGGCAATGACCATCTTTAAATGGATGAATCAGAATGTCTTAAATGATGCCGATTACAAGGCGTTGCACTCCGCTTCTAAGCCCCTTAAAAAGAAAAAAAAGCTCTCTTTGCGAGAAAGCTTTGGTTATTTATCTAAATCCCAATATCTCCTTTACATCGCGATCATTGTAGTTGCTTACAATCTGGTCATTAATTTAATTGAAGTTGTCTGGAAAGATCAAGTCAAGCAACTGTATCCCTCGCCGACTGATTTTAATGTGTACATGAATAATCTAGCTTCGGTGACTGGAATTGTGTCCACATTCATGTCATTCTTCATGGCTCGCATTATCAATCGCCTGGGATGGACCAAAACAGCCTTGATCACTCCCATTGTGATGGGGGTAACTTGCGGGGGATTCTTCACCTTCCTCTTCTTCCAAGATCACTTGGGAGGCATGGTGTACGCCCTCACTGGATTTGCTCCCTTGACAATTTTAGTCTTCTTCGGATTCGCTCAGAATTGCTTAAGCAAGGCAGCAAAATATTCAGTGTTTGATGCGACTAAAGAGATGGCCTTCATCCCACTAGAGCATGATCTCAAACTCAAAGGCAAGGCAGCTATTGACGGTGTGGGATCCCGCCTAGGAAAATCTGGAGGATCGCTTATTCACCAAGGACTCCTCATGCTCTTCGGAACATTTAGCAGCAGCGCCCCTTTTGTAGCCGGTATTTTAATGGGGATGATTGTTCTCTGGATTACAGCCTCACGAGCCTTAGGCAAACAATTTGTGGCTCTCACCCATCTTGAAGAAGAGGGGAAGCCTCAACCCACTCTTAAAGCTAAAGATCAGCCAGCAATTGCCTAA
- the sucC gene encoding ADP-forming succinate--CoA ligase subunit beta, producing the protein MNIHEFQAKYILKKYGIPLTEYAVISNIEELSEALDKLKLNEAVLKIQVHAGGRGKAGGVKIGKNRKEIEKAANTLLGMKLVNHQTGPEGVVAHQVLISPIVEIKKEYYLGAIIDRKKAQAILIASPEGGMDIEEVAEKFPERIMRVPIGLGGDLKPFQQLKIAEFMGWKGDVAKQGMQLAKNMAKAFMEMDASLLEINPLALTTTDELLALDAKLSIDENALYRQPEIASYYDSTQIPANEAAAKEYDLAYVALEGEIGCMVNGAGLAMATMDLIHHYGGTPANFLDVGGGATQEKVAKGFKIILADPKVKVILVNIFGGIMNCATLAGGMISAANELKVSVPFIIRMEGTNVEKGKKMLQDSKINFVIADSLAEAAEKAVSVVKK; encoded by the coding sequence ATGAATATTCATGAATTTCAAGCTAAATATATTTTAAAAAAATATGGAATACCCCTCACAGAGTATGCGGTCATTTCCAACATAGAGGAACTTTCGGAGGCTTTAGATAAGCTAAAGTTGAACGAAGCCGTATTAAAAATACAGGTACATGCCGGTGGCAGAGGGAAAGCTGGTGGGGTAAAAATCGGTAAAAATCGAAAAGAAATTGAAAAGGCTGCTAATACTTTGCTCGGAATGAAACTAGTCAATCATCAGACAGGGCCTGAGGGGGTGGTTGCCCATCAAGTTTTAATTTCGCCGATAGTGGAGATAAAAAAAGAGTATTATCTCGGCGCTATTATTGATCGAAAAAAAGCTCAAGCCATTTTAATTGCCTCTCCGGAAGGAGGGATGGATATTGAAGAAGTTGCTGAAAAATTTCCCGAGAGAATCATGCGTGTGCCGATAGGATTGGGTGGAGATTTAAAGCCTTTTCAACAATTAAAGATCGCAGAATTTATGGGTTGGAAAGGCGATGTCGCCAAGCAGGGCATGCAATTGGCAAAAAACATGGCCAAAGCCTTTATGGAAATGGATGCTTCCTTGTTAGAAATCAATCCTCTTGCTTTGACTACCACAGATGAGCTGCTTGCCTTAGATGCAAAGCTTAGCATTGATGAAAATGCCCTCTATCGTCAACCTGAAATCGCTTCTTATTATGATTCAACCCAAATTCCGGCCAATGAAGCTGCGGCAAAAGAATATGACCTTGCTTATGTAGCTTTAGAGGGAGAAATTGGGTGTATGGTCAATGGAGCTGGCTTAGCCATGGCCACGATGGATCTTATTCATCACTACGGGGGAACTCCTGCCAATTTTCTCGATGTAGGGGGAGGAGCTACCCAAGAAAAAGTAGCAAAAGGATTTAAAATTATTTTAGCAGACCCTAAGGTTAAAGTCATTTTGGTAAACATTTTTGGAGGCATTATGAATTGCGCTACCTTAGCAGGGGGAATGATTTCGGCTGCTAATGAATTGAAAGTGAGTGTTCCTTTCATCATTCGCATGGAAGGGACGAATGTGGAAAAAGGGAAAAAAATGCTCCAAGACTCCAAGATAAACTTTGTGATTGCAGACAGCTTAGCGGAAGCTGCTGAAAAAGCTGTTTCAGTGGTAAAAAAGTAA
- a CDS encoding site-2 protease family protein, producing the protein MNLFSRFLCIPVHIQPIFWLLAALIGWLNSGTVGGTLIWSGVVFLSVLIHEYGHALTAVAFGQTARIELVALGGVTQRSGVKLSLWKEFIIVLNGPVAGFLLFITASFLLSLFKGPPNHLGIYALKITAMANFFWTMVNLLPVYPLDGGRLLSIVMEGIFGVRGIKIALFVSMLFSAICSVGFFMVRQVFAAALFLMITFENYRSWKNSLSLTAQDQDEELQTLLKKAKQEAALSKFEEAVREFKKIRELSQKGILYTTATEHLAAIWSQQGKFKEAYEALNELKGGLSQDGSFLLQQLAYRVGELRHAINLGNQLYQDEPGFESALINALCHSLLGEVRPAIGWLNCAIQDGLPSAKQILKKKEFDILRDDTLFQELVKKADSSP; encoded by the coding sequence ATGAATCTTTTTTCTCGTTTTCTGTGCATACCTGTACATATCCAACCCATCTTCTGGTTGCTTGCAGCATTGATTGGATGGCTAAATAGCGGCACAGTGGGGGGAACTTTAATTTGGAGCGGGGTTGTATTTTTATCCGTGCTCATTCACGAGTATGGGCATGCTTTGACAGCCGTCGCTTTTGGGCAAACAGCTCGCATCGAATTAGTGGCTCTAGGAGGCGTTACCCAAAGATCAGGGGTGAAACTAAGTTTATGGAAAGAATTTATCATTGTTTTAAATGGTCCTGTGGCTGGCTTCTTACTCTTTATAACGGCCAGTTTTCTGTTAAGCCTATTTAAAGGTCCCCCTAATCACTTAGGGATTTACGCTTTGAAAATTACTGCGATGGCAAACTTTTTTTGGACCATGGTAAATTTACTACCTGTTTATCCTTTAGACGGCGGGCGTTTGCTCTCTATTGTGATGGAAGGGATATTTGGTGTGCGGGGAATCAAAATTGCCTTATTTGTCAGTATGCTTTTCTCAGCAATTTGTAGCGTGGGTTTTTTTATGGTGAGGCAAGTTTTTGCCGCGGCTTTATTTTTAATGATAACCTTTGAAAATTATCGTAGTTGGAAAAATAGTTTATCCCTTACGGCACAAGATCAAGATGAAGAGTTACAAACGTTACTTAAAAAAGCAAAGCAAGAGGCGGCTCTAAGCAAATTTGAGGAAGCCGTGAGGGAATTTAAAAAAATTAGGGAGCTTTCTCAAAAGGGGATTTTATATACCACTGCCACGGAACACCTTGCAGCAATTTGGAGTCAACAAGGTAAATTCAAAGAGGCTTATGAAGCTCTAAACGAACTCAAAGGGGGGCTAAGCCAAGATGGTTCCTTCCTTTTACAACAGCTGGCTTATCGGGTGGGAGAATTGAGGCATGCCATAAACCTCGGCAACCAGCTTTATCAGGATGAACCAGGATTTGAAAGTGCCTTGATCAATGCCTTATGCCATTCGCTTCTTGGAGAGGTGCGACCCGCCATTGGATGGCTAAATTGTGCCATTCAAGATGGCCTCCCCTCAGCTAAGCAAATCTTGAAGAAAAAAGAATTTGATATTTTGCGCGATGATACCCTTTTTCAAGAGTTAGTAAAAAAAGCGGACTCTTCCCCCTAG
- the ftsY gene encoding signal recognition particle-docking protein FtsY encodes MAFNFLKNSFEKVKNALTHTGSLLGNKIRTLFQGPLDEETWEKLEQLFYEADLGVQTSIDLTEQIKKQSQQNLSLKADELLRIVRTEIVQALTQHASPLMTASSYQDPLVILIVGVNGNGKTTSTAKLAKFFQSQGKKVLVAAADTFRAAAVEQLDVWAQQLKIDIVKGAPKSDPAAVVFDALSAAKARQAEVVIVDTAGRLQTKTDLMQELEKIKRSCKKFNPHSPQETLLVLDATTGQNGIDQAKVFNRYTPITGLILTKLDGTSKGGIVVNIHKQLGIPVKLIGVGEGVDDLELFDPEKFTDALFS; translated from the coding sequence ATGGCCTTTAATTTCTTAAAAAATTCATTTGAAAAAGTAAAAAATGCCCTCACGCACACCGGCTCTCTATTAGGTAATAAGATTCGCACTCTTTTTCAAGGCCCTCTCGATGAAGAAACGTGGGAAAAATTAGAGCAGCTTTTCTATGAGGCAGATTTAGGCGTCCAAACTTCCATCGACTTAACAGAGCAGATTAAAAAACAATCGCAGCAAAATCTTTCATTAAAAGCAGATGAATTATTAAGAATAGTGCGCACTGAAATTGTGCAAGCCTTAACCCAACATGCTTCTCCTTTAATGACCGCCTCTTCTTACCAAGATCCCCTCGTGATTTTAATCGTAGGGGTCAATGGAAATGGAAAAACTACTTCTACAGCTAAACTTGCTAAATTTTTTCAAAGCCAAGGGAAAAAAGTGCTGGTGGCGGCTGCTGATACTTTTCGGGCAGCAGCGGTCGAGCAGCTGGATGTCTGGGCTCAACAACTCAAGATCGATATTGTAAAAGGAGCACCCAAAAGTGATCCCGCCGCTGTTGTCTTTGACGCGCTTAGCGCAGCAAAAGCTCGTCAAGCTGAAGTTGTGATTGTGGATACAGCAGGTCGTTTGCAAACAAAAACGGATTTAATGCAAGAGTTAGAAAAAATTAAACGTTCTTGCAAGAAATTCAACCCTCATAGCCCACAAGAAACCCTTCTTGTACTCGACGCCACTACCGGGCAAAATGGGATTGACCAGGCCAAAGTTTTTAATCGCTATACCCCCATCACAGGTCTTATTCTCACTAAGCTGGATGGCACTTCCAAAGGGGGAATTGTGGTAAATATCCATAAACAGCTGGGAATTCCAGTTAAATTAATCGGTGTGGGAGAAGGCGTTGATGATTTAGAATTATTTGACCCTGAAAAATTCACCGATGCACTTTTTTCTTAA
- the aspS gene encoding aspartate--tRNA(Asn) ligase: MKRILAAELSQYLNQEVMVRGWLNNTRPFGKLNFLILRDYTGFAQIVIQDKEAWKKVNALQPGSILKIRGRVAEAPQADLGVEIVDPQIDIEVPVTEVPPVDYYKPTIQSDLDYVLDHRPIALRNRQIQAVFKIQAEITHAFRLFMHDRIGAVEYFAPNIIGASSEGGAEYFNVDYFGHTATLAQSSQLYKQIMVGVNERVFALMPFFRAENSQTTRHLAEGKQFEFEMGFFENWHEVMDVQEGCIKAIIAHLKKHCAKEIEVLGKELIKAPADVSFPRVTFAEAQEIFFQRTGIDERQEPDLSPAAERELCLYAQEKYGTDLIFVIDWKRSKRPFYSYPKENQPELTNTFDLLCAGTEITSGGQRRHTYEAMVEGILEKGMDPANFTDYLSIFKFGMPPHGGFGMGLERITMTILRLKNIRECSLFPSDPKRIAGNRLKAKIFFGEESIRNEIIRLIKQADISFQHIQHEATPTSEDSARVRGTRLEEGVKSIIVKGKSSKKNYQLNIPSHLKLDMKAVAELVGEKCEFEDPGVIQERFGLIIGGVPPFGNLLNVDTFYDEKLTEVEQVAFNCGLSTESIVMRGKDLLSLVQPKMGRFTKE, from the coding sequence ATGAAAAGAATTTTGGCGGCTGAATTGTCTCAGTATTTGAACCAAGAAGTCATGGTAAGAGGATGGTTAAATAACACACGACCATTTGGGAAGTTAAACTTTTTGATTTTACGTGACTACACAGGCTTTGCGCAAATTGTGATCCAAGATAAAGAAGCCTGGAAAAAAGTGAATGCGCTGCAACCTGGTTCTATTTTGAAAATTCGAGGAAGGGTAGCAGAAGCGCCTCAAGCTGATTTAGGAGTCGAAATTGTAGATCCTCAAATCGATATTGAAGTTCCCGTTACAGAAGTTCCCCCTGTTGATTACTACAAGCCGACCATTCAATCAGACTTAGATTATGTTTTGGATCACCGCCCTATTGCCTTGCGCAACCGTCAAATTCAAGCTGTTTTTAAAATTCAGGCTGAAATTACCCATGCTTTTCGCCTTTTTATGCATGATAGGATAGGGGCTGTAGAGTATTTTGCTCCTAATATCATTGGCGCTTCATCTGAAGGGGGAGCGGAATATTTCAATGTCGATTATTTTGGGCATACCGCTACTTTGGCGCAAAGTAGCCAGCTTTATAAACAAATTATGGTGGGAGTTAATGAGCGCGTGTTTGCCTTAATGCCATTTTTTCGCGCAGAAAACTCCCAAACCACTCGTCACTTAGCGGAGGGCAAGCAGTTTGAATTCGAGATGGGATTCTTCGAAAATTGGCATGAGGTGATGGATGTGCAAGAAGGATGTATAAAAGCCATTATCGCACATCTAAAAAAACACTGCGCAAAAGAGATCGAAGTTTTGGGCAAAGAGCTGATCAAAGCCCCAGCGGATGTTTCTTTTCCTCGCGTGACGTTTGCTGAAGCGCAGGAAATTTTTTTTCAACGCACTGGCATAGATGAGCGGCAAGAGCCCGATTTAAGCCCAGCTGCGGAACGAGAGCTTTGCTTATATGCACAAGAAAAATATGGCACTGATTTAATTTTCGTGATCGACTGGAAAAGAAGCAAGCGTCCTTTTTATTCCTATCCAAAAGAAAATCAGCCAGAGTTAACCAATACGTTCGACTTGTTGTGTGCTGGGACAGAAATTACTTCAGGCGGACAACGCCGACACACCTATGAAGCTATGGTGGAAGGAATTTTGGAAAAGGGAATGGATCCTGCAAACTTCACCGACTATTTAAGCATTTTTAAATTTGGAATGCCTCCGCATGGTGGGTTTGGAATGGGGCTAGAACGGATTACCATGACAATTTTACGTCTTAAAAATATCCGGGAATGCTCGCTTTTCCCTTCTGATCCTAAACGGATTGCCGGCAATCGCCTGAAAGCTAAGATCTTTTTTGGGGAAGAGAGCATTCGCAATGAAATTATACGCCTCATTAAGCAGGCGGATATCTCCTTTCAACATATTCAACATGAAGCTACCCCCACTTCTGAAGATTCCGCCCGCGTGCGAGGCACACGGCTAGAAGAAGGGGTAAAATCTATTATTGTGAAAGGTAAAAGCTCTAAAAAGAACTACCAGCTCAATATTCCTTCTCATTTAAAGCTCGATATGAAAGCGGTTGCGGAGTTGGTGGGCGAAAAATGTGAATTTGAAGATCCTGGGGTTATTCAAGAACGATTTGGCCTTATCATCGGCGGAGTGCCTCCTTTTGGCAATTTGTTAAATGTGGATACATTCTACGACGAAAAATTAACAGAGGTTGAGCAAGTGGCGTTTAATTGCGGATTGAGTACGGAATCTATCGTGATGCGAGGGAAAGATTTGCTCTCTTTAGTCCAACCCAAAATGGGTCGATTTACCAAGGAATAG
- a CDS encoding TenA family protein: protein MKFSNYLWQQILPIYQEILDSPFCTELAAGKLSQERFSFYMQQDAYYLIHYSRTLALIAGRANTPRMIDIFLNFASSALAAKHHLHTNFLSADYSIDNLPLSPTCIAYPRYLIATATTASLEEAIASIVPCFWLYREVGHHVGNQMGDNNPYLLWKSTYSSQKFSDDTDTAIAMLDEMADRCSDFMLARIEDTFKTCSQFEWQFWNDAYSMNCFPKANNENRMFVA, encoded by the coding sequence ATGAAGTTCTCTAATTATCTCTGGCAACAAATTTTACCTATTTATCAGGAAATTTTAGACAGCCCTTTTTGTACTGAGCTTGCGGCAGGAAAATTAAGTCAAGAACGATTCAGTTTCTACATGCAGCAAGATGCCTACTACCTAATTCATTATTCTCGTACCCTAGCCTTAATTGCAGGCCGTGCAAATACGCCCCGGATGATCGATATTTTTCTAAATTTTGCTTCGAGCGCTCTTGCTGCTAAACATCATTTACACACAAATTTTTTATCTGCAGATTATTCGATTGATAACCTTCCTCTTTCACCAACTTGTATTGCTTATCCCAGATATTTAATTGCGACTGCCACCACAGCTTCTTTGGAAGAAGCCATTGCCTCGATTGTCCCCTGTTTCTGGCTATACAGAGAAGTCGGTCACCATGTGGGAAATCAAATGGGAGATAATAATCCTTATTTACTTTGGAAAAGTACTTATTCGAGCCAAAAATTTTCCGATGATACTGACACCGCGATTGCCATGCTGGATGAAATGGCCGATAGATGCAGCGACTTTATGCTAGCTCGCATAGAAGACACTTTTAAAACCTGTTCCCAATTTGAATGGCAGTTCTGGAACGACGCTTATTCTATGAATTGTTTCCCAAAAGCTAACAATGAAAATAGAATGTTTGTCGCTTAA